One window of the Labilibaculum sp. genome contains the following:
- a CDS encoding head GIN domain-containing protein, which translates to MKKIIQKASLLIVGLTFLLTGNTSAQFWGEKGNGNVQTQDREIGSFSAISASSGLNVYVTQGDKESLRVEADENLMEYIITRVKGNELILKVDGNIRRATKMNIYLTLVNVTEIHVSSGADFKTRNMINAEKLDISVSSGADAKMELNAKELSCSVSSGADATLRGKADFFAGKASSGSDLKAKELIAKVCKAKASSGGDVTVYAEEEIEASASSGGDVNYYGNPSKVNVSDSSGGDVNRR; encoded by the coding sequence ATGAAAAAAATTATCCAAAAGGCCTCCCTTCTAATTGTAGGTCTTACTTTTCTGCTTACAGGAAATACAAGTGCCCAGTTTTGGGGCGAAAAAGGGAACGGTAATGTTCAGACTCAAGATCGTGAAATTGGATCATTCTCTGCAATTTCGGCAAGTAGTGGATTGAACGTATATGTGACTCAGGGCGACAAAGAATCTTTACGTGTTGAAGCTGACGAAAATCTTATGGAATACATTATTACCCGTGTAAAAGGAAACGAACTGATTCTTAAAGTAGATGGTAATATCCGCAGGGCAACTAAAATGAATATTTACCTTACTCTGGTAAATGTTACCGAAATACACGTTTCAAGCGGAGCAGATTTCAAAACCAGAAACATGATAAACGCAGAGAAATTAGATATTTCGGTAAGCAGCGGCGCCGATGCCAAAATGGAATTAAATGCTAAAGAATTAAGCTGCAGTGTTAGCTCTGGTGCTGATGCCACACTAAGAGGAAAAGCTGATTTTTTTGCTGGTAAAGCAAGCAGTGGCAGCGATCTAAAAGCGAAAGAATTAATCGCAAAAGTTTGTAAAGCAAAAGCGTCAAGTGGTGGCGATGTTACTGTTTATGCAGAAGAAGAAATTGAAGCCAGCGCAAGTTCCGGTGGTGATGTCAACTACTACGGTAATCCTTCAAAAGTAAACGTAAGTGACTCGAGCGGTGGAGATGTTAATCGTCGTTAG
- the cobA gene encoding uroporphyrinogen-III C-methyltransferase encodes MKKGKIWIVGAGPGAADLLTIKALRSIQNADVILYDALITDEVRALFPNKAILINVGKRSGDGKNPVSRQEYIHDQMLMYYLLGSEVVRLKSGDPMVYGRGVEEIRFLLEAGLEFELIPGISAAMAASSEFWIPLTERGKSSGIHFHSAVKVGGEKSALNEIIREIENNDTVVIYMGLEHLKDMADELHKKLSKETNINVVSKVSYTDSDVISGNTKFFSQIKNSGLPASPAVIVLGNHTQIPGSREVSLRGKAAVSSRIKNFIRQPFLNLF; translated from the coding sequence ATGAAAAAAGGAAAAATATGGATTGTTGGTGCCGGACCCGGTGCTGCCGATCTGCTCACAATAAAAGCTTTACGAAGCATTCAGAATGCAGATGTTATTTTATACGATGCCTTAATTACCGATGAAGTTCGTGCTCTGTTTCCCAACAAAGCGATTCTTATTAATGTAGGGAAGCGATCAGGTGATGGCAAAAATCCGGTAAGCAGACAAGAATATATTCATGATCAGATGCTGATGTATTACTTGCTGGGCAGTGAGGTAGTGAGATTGAAGTCGGGCGACCCAATGGTTTACGGCAGAGGGGTTGAGGAAATTCGTTTCCTGCTGGAAGCGGGTTTAGAGTTTGAACTGATTCCAGGAATCAGCGCTGCTATGGCCGCCTCCAGTGAGTTTTGGATTCCCCTTACTGAAAGAGGGAAATCATCGGGCATTCATTTTCATTCTGCCGTAAAAGTTGGTGGTGAAAAAAGTGCTTTAAACGAAATTATCAGGGAAATTGAGAACAATGATACCGTTGTAATCTATATGGGGCTTGAACATTTAAAAGACATGGCTGATGAGCTTCACAAAAAATTATCTAAGGAAACCAATATCAATGTAGTATCGAAGGTTAGCTATACAGACAGTGATGTGATAAGCGGGAACACAAAGTTTTTCAGCCAAATAAAAAACAGCGGATTGCCGGCGTCACCAGCAGTAATAGTATTGGGAAATCACACTCAAATTCCTGGAAGCAGAGAAGTTAGTTTAAGAGGCAAAGCAGCCGTTTCGAGTAGAATTAAAAACTTTATCAGACAACCATTTTTAAACCTGTTTTAA